In a single window of the Agrobacterium fabrum str. C58 genome:
- a CDS encoding ubiquinone biosynthesis hydroxylase, with amino-acid sequence MTFAKDATFFRPAPAVGRRHMVYSVPMMCAQDLRRSAMLDVVVAGGGYVGLSAAVAIKQAAPHLNVQVIEAAPDDVWKKDVRASAVIAAATRMLDVFGIWNEIEPEAQPIHKMVVTDSKTADPVRPVFLTFDGAVEEGRPFAHMVPNVAMVSALRGLCERIGIKIRHGISVSGFTAGPQSTAITLSDGTSLEARLLIACDGVRSALRDMAGIKTVHWAYDQSGIVTTVEHERPHEGCAEEHFLPSGPFAVLPLKGNRSSLVWTERTADAVRLVASDDLVFEEELERRFGHKLGPVRPVGPRRAFPLGLTLARSFVAPRFALAGDAAHGIHPISGQGLNLGFKDVAALAETVVEADRLGLDIGSLNVLERYQSWRRFDTLRMGVTTDVLNRLFSNDVGPIRVMRDFGLGVVDRLPGLKSYFIGQAAGTTDANAPRLLAGEAL; translated from the coding sequence GTTTGCGAAGGATGCGACATTTTTTCGGCCTGCTCCGGCTGTAGGAAGACGTCACATGGTCTATAGTGTGCCGATGATGTGTGCACAAGATTTGAGGAGAAGCGCGATGCTCGACGTGGTAGTTGCAGGTGGCGGATATGTGGGTCTTTCCGCTGCTGTTGCGATCAAGCAGGCGGCTCCGCACCTCAATGTACAGGTGATTGAAGCCGCCCCTGATGATGTCTGGAAAAAGGATGTCCGGGCTTCCGCCGTCATTGCGGCGGCCACGCGCATGCTCGATGTTTTCGGCATATGGAACGAGATCGAGCCTGAGGCGCAGCCGATCCACAAGATGGTCGTCACCGATTCGAAGACCGCTGATCCCGTCCGCCCTGTCTTTCTGACCTTTGACGGCGCTGTGGAGGAGGGCAGGCCTTTTGCCCATATGGTGCCCAATGTTGCGATGGTGAGTGCACTGCGTGGCCTTTGCGAGCGTATTGGCATTAAAATCCGCCATGGTATCAGTGTTTCCGGTTTTACTGCGGGGCCGCAATCGACAGCGATCACCCTTTCCGACGGTACATCGCTGGAAGCGCGGTTGCTCATTGCCTGCGACGGTGTTCGCTCGGCTCTGCGGGATATGGCCGGTATCAAGACGGTGCATTGGGCCTATGACCAGTCCGGTATCGTCACGACCGTCGAGCACGAACGGCCGCATGAGGGCTGCGCGGAAGAGCATTTCCTGCCCTCCGGCCCCTTTGCCGTCCTGCCGTTGAAGGGAAACCGCTCCTCGCTTGTCTGGACCGAGCGCACCGCTGATGCCGTCAGGCTGGTCGCTTCCGACGATCTTGTCTTCGAGGAAGAGCTGGAGCGCCGGTTCGGCCACAAGCTCGGGCCCGTCCGTCCGGTCGGTCCGCGACGCGCCTTTCCGCTGGGCCTGACGCTGGCGCGCTCCTTCGTCGCGCCGCGGTTTGCGCTTGCAGGTGACGCGGCGCACGGCATTCATCCGATTTCCGGACAGGGCCTCAATCTCGGCTTCAAGGATGTGGCGGCGCTTGCCGAAACCGTGGTCGAGGCCGACCGTCTCGGCCTCGATATCGGCTCTCTCAACGTTCTCGAGCGGTATCAGTCCTGGCGGCGTTTCGACACGTTGCGGATGGGTGTGACGACGGATGTGCTGAACCGGCTTTTCTCCAACGATGTCGGCCCCATCCGCGTCATGCGCGATTTCGGTCTGGGAGTGGTCGATCGGTTGCCGGGTCTCAAGTCCTATTTCA